One genomic region from Pecten maximus chromosome 5, xPecMax1.1, whole genome shotgun sequence encodes:
- the LOC117327074 gene encoding inner centromere protein A-like has protein sequence MNKGQTTYIHTIGLDSYRSINEYMKSIEEQQGQFHQWLEEILTDCKAAFEKPDIRLLPKTPSAKRSKKKIKKRDSSDVFEPPSKKCLKENDDTDADEEQPRRRGRPRRAASRTVSNSSVKAQTRQTKQISEDGPQLSIIKVIENENSENVASVSTPENDRLHIAKSNNMPAEKSPLRKHAVTGVKKAGPGHVKDKVHVFEDLIEVSSPTTPRNNSCNTTPRNNSYNTTPVTQKKLHNTLVSDVREGTESVSETPEQDTCSAATPDTVKGPTRPVETPSHIDHQPSNVTETPNTTLTPSARNESEGRRRSSVRSRRSSRTSLRKSLKMLASQSKLEMTKLRNHLQIPALPSAASVNQDSPSTDRLLTATPTTERKVVHTKLKLKKKEIQVDPPAVSSPLLSKATDHSEEKEGVSAVCQPEYQQSDRVLNTPEAKYDVDESFDELVIKNLQVVYVEDSDIELISDVDDNKKNEQDSDSSEKNKNSDDTKRGRSTFTAKDICKEVGEISSGKEENLKTEDKTIDLSVKPVRASTRTKQRKNTVTSSVSSNEDSTLDRDSGLGKETEIVRSTRSKMRKPKSATSSVDDSDADDERAGGEEVVPVRQSTRTKQRKQTASTASTSDLGESSMEPPVRTSSRTKQRKNAAASSVSSVDDEAMEVDGESQVRQSTRSKARKPRAAPVSVSSDEGDDPFLMPGAPPMRSTRTKTRKRQLDEDNSADESISKKSCTEHSLTQVDDSFEQLERLCNSSVDFSSSKETLTPKSSEYSDTGSAEKTSLTKPPSFVNNLSKVLPPSALSTGIMKSFIKNKNSPAKLTVKEQQEQRKKELTEKQKKDEQRLQQRDALLKIRIEEQRKKREERMKKAADQRQLLQKHDIDLKNKLQRQREEKLQQTENLREEKLKEEREKQRIRLKKMQENEERRKQDEEERLRKLKEQEEEEKKQKELQAKKKEQEQKERQRLILEERRRQEERAAQVERERQAEQERLKQVFEEERQKEAERQRLKEQREKAAALAQAEKERLELEKRKERELQLKKNLEKQKEMARKQQEKWDKQKEEQKRQAAELQNLIAKHNASVTAPAPVKKVPLPKPTFNTTQNMSQSTNSDSYEMTPVRKHSWNHDNYDITDMKSDDSTDDDEKPRRKIPSWALGPNLKALLINQHYHPPELQNLFGPIDPPDLNQLFNKKKARFNKRTSSAHWDSPIMKPGTTFLN, from the exons GCTCAGACAAGACAAACAAAACAGATTTCAGAAGATGGCCCACAGCTGTCTATTATTAAAGTTATAGAGAATGAGAACTCTGAAAATGTGGCAAGTGTTTCCACTCCAGAAAATGACAGGCTTCATATAGCCAAATCTAATAACATGCCTGCTGAAAAGTCACCTCTTCGTAAACATGCTGTGACAGGTGTGAAGAAGGCAGGACCAGGTCATGTGAAGGATAAGGTTCATGTGTTTGAGGACTTGATTGAGGTGAGTAGCCCTACAACGCCACGAAACAACAGCTGTAACACAACACCAAGAAACAACAGCTATAATACAACACCTGTCACACAAAAGAAGCTGCACAATACGCTTGTGTCAGATGTGCGTGAGGGGACTGAATCTGTATCTGAAACACCAGAACAAGACACCTGTTCAGCAGCTACACCTGACACTGTCAAAGGGCCAACAAGACCTGTAGAAACACCATCACATATTGATCATCAACCTTCAAATGTTACAGAAACCCCAAACACAACTCTCACACCATCAGCACGAAATGAATCTGAAGGTCGACGACGGAGTTCAGTTAGGTCACGGAGGTCATCCAGGACGAGCTTGAGGAAATCACTGAAAATGCTGGCCTCTCAAAGTAAACTGGAAATGACAAAGTTGAGAAATCACTTGCAGATTCCTGCCTTGCCATCTGCTGCATCTGTTAACCAAGATTCTCCTAGTACCGATAGATTGCTAACAGCTACACCC ACCACTGAAAGAAAAGTTGTCCACACAAAACTGAAGTTGAAGAAAAAGGAG ATACAAGTTGATCCTCCAGCTGTGTCCAGCCCACTTCTGTCAAAGGCCACCGATCACTCCGAAGAAAAGGAAGGTGTCAGTGCTGTTTGCCAACCTGAGTATCAACAATCGGACAGAGTGCTTAATACGCCAGAGGCTAAATATGATGTTGATGAATCATTCGACGAATTGGTGATAAAGAATCTCCAAGTTGTTTATGTTGAAGATTCTGACATTGAACTAATATCAGATGTCGATGATAATAAAAAGAATGAGCAAGATAGTGATTCGAGTGAGAAAAATAAGAACTCTGATGATACAAAGAGAGGAAGGTCAACATTCACTGCCAAAGATATTTGTAAGGAAGTGGGCGAAATTTCTTCTGGTAAGGAAGAGAATTTAAAGACGGAAGATAAAACAATAGACTTAAGTGTGAAGCCTGTTCGTGCAAGCACACGAACCAAGCAACGCAAGAACACTGTTACATCTTCAGTTTCTTCCAATGAGGATTCTACATTAGACAGAGATTCTGGGCTTGGAAAAGAAACTGAAATTGTGAGAAGCACACGGTCAAAAATGCGCAAACCTAAATCTGCTACAAGTTCAGTGGATGACAGTGATGCAGACGATGAGAGAGCAGGAGGTGAAGAAGTTGTACCAGTTCGACAAAGTACGCGAACGAAGCAGCGAAAACAAACCGCATCAACTGCATCAACATCTGATTTAGGGGAGAGCTCCATGGAACCACCAGTAAGGACCAGTTCTCGTACGAAGCAGAGGAAAAACGCTGCAGCCTCGTCTGTGTCGTCCGTCGATGATGAGGCGATGGAGGTTGATGGGGAGAGTCAGGTCCGTCAAAGTACACGCTCTAAGGCACGCAAACCCAGAGCTGCACCTGTATCTGTCAGTAGTGACGAGGGAGATGACCCATTCCTGATGCCTGGAGCACCTCCGATGCGTTCCACTAG GACGAAGACAAGGAAGCGACAGTTGGATGAGGACAATAGTGCTGATGAGTCGATATCAAAGAAATCCTGTACAGAACACTCCTTAACACAG GTGGATGATTCCTTTGAACAGCTTGAGAGGCTGTGCAACAGCAGTGTTG ATTTTTCAAGCAGCAAAGAAACCTTAACACCAAAATCAAG CGAATACAGTGACACTGGATCAGCAGAGAAAACTTCG CTTACAAAACCTCCATCTTTTGTGAACAACCTGTCAAAGGTTCTACCTCCTTCCGCTTTGTCAACAGGTATCATGAAGTCtttcatcaaaaataaaaactctCCAGCCAAACTCACTGTAAAG GAACAGCAAGAACAGCGTAAGAAAGAACTGACCGAAAAGCAGAAAAAGGACGAACAGAGACTGCAACAGCGCGACGCCTTACTGAAGATCAGGATCGAGGAACAGCGCAA GAAAAGGGAAGAGAGGATGAAAAAGGCTGCTGATCAGAGACAGCTCTTACAGAAACATGATATCGACCTGAAGAACAAACTCCAGAGACAGAGAGAGGAAAAGCTACAGCAGACCGAAAACTTGCGAGAGGAGAAACTCAAGGAGGAACGAGAGAAGCAAAGAATTAG ATTAAAAAAGATGCAAGAAAATGAGGAGAGGAGAAAGCAGGATGAAGAAGAGAGATTACGAAAGCTGAAAGAACAG GAGGAAGAAGAAAAGAAGCAGAAAGAATTGCAGGCAAAGAAAAAAGAACAAGAGCAGAAGGAGAGACAACGATTGATTTTAGAGGAGAGGCGGCGCCAGGAAGAGAGAGCCGCTCAAGTGGAACGTGAACGTCAGGCTGAACAGGAAAGGCTGAAACAGGTGTTTGAGGAGGAGCGACAGAAGGAAGCAGAAAGACAGAGACTGAAGGAACAGAG GGAAAAGGCTGCAGCACTCGCTCAGGCAGAGAAAGAGAGGCTCGAACtcgagaaaagaaaagaaagggAGCTCCAATTAAAAAAGAATTTGGAAAAACAGAAAGAaatg GCTAGAAAACAACAAGAGAAATGGGATAAACAGAAGGAGGAGCAGAAAAGACAGGCAGCAGAGTTACAGAACCTGATAGCCAAACATAATGCCAGCGTGACCGCTCCAGCCCCGGTCAAAAAGGTCCCACTACCCAAACCTACATTTAACACCACACAAAACATGTCTCAATCGACCAACTCAGACTC aTACGAAATGACACCTGTGAGAAAACACTCGTGGAACCATGACAACTATGATATCACCGACATGAAATCGGATGACTCCACTGATGATGACGAAAAACCTAGGAGGAAGATACCTTCATGGGCTTTag GTCCTAATTTGAAAGCTTTACTGATTAACCAGCACTACCACCCACCAGAGCTACAAAACCTATTCGGACCCATCGATCCTCCAGATTTAAACCAGCTCTTTAATAAGAAGAAAGCTCGCTTCAATAAGCGCACAAGCTCTGCTCATTGGGACTCGCCCATTATGAAACCAGGAACAACCTTCCTGAATTAG